A genomic stretch from Capricornis sumatraensis isolate serow.1 chromosome 4, serow.2, whole genome shotgun sequence includes:
- the LOC138079240 gene encoding cytochrome P450 2D14-like isoform X1: MGLLSGDTLGPLAVAVLIFLLLLDLMHRRSRWAPRYPPGPTPLPVLGNLLQVDFEDPRPSFNQLRRRFGNVFSLQQGWTPVVVLSGLAAVREALVHRSQDTSDRPPPAVYEHLGYGPRAEGVILARYGNAWREQRRFSLSTLRNFGLGKKSLEQWVTEEGSCLCAAFADQAGRPFSPKELLNKAVSNVIASLTFGFRFEYNDPRIVKLLDMMEDLLKEESGLVRQVVEAVPVLMRIPGLAAKVFPGQKAFMALIDELIAEQKMTRDPTQPPRHLTDAFLDEVKEAKGNPESSFNDENLRLVVADLFSAGMVTTSTTLAWALLLMILHPDVQRGRSPGLGSDHHEDTCFPGRVQQEIDEVIGKVRRPEMGDQALMPFTMAVVHEVQRFADIAPLGVPHMTSRDIEVQGFHVPKGTTLITNLSSVLKDETLWEKPFRFHPEHFLDAQGRFVKQEAFIPFSAGRRACLGEPLARMELFLFFTSLLQHFSFSVPAGQPHPSHHGVFALLVTPAPYQLCAVPR; this comes from the exons ATGGGGCTGCTGTCTGGGGACACGCTGGGGCCCCTGGCCGTGGCCGTGCTCATCTTCTTGCTCTTGCTGGACCTGATGCACCGGCGCTCACGCTGGGCCCCACGCTACCCACCAGGCCCCACGCCGCTGCCGGTGCTGGGCAACCTGCTACAGGTGGACTTCGAGGACCCACGTCCCAGCTTCAACCAG CTGCGGCGCCGCTTCGGGAACGTGTTCAGCCTGCAGCAGGGCTGGACGCCGGTAGTCGTGCTCAGCGGGCTGGCCGCTGTGCGCGAGGCGCTGGTGCACCGCAGCCAGGACACTTCCGACCGTCCACCTCCGGCTGTCTACGAGCACCTGGGTTACGGGCCGCGCGCCGAAG gagtGATCCTGGCGCGGTATGGGAATGCGTGGCGCGAACAGCGGCGCTTCTCCCTGTCCACTCTGCGCAACTTCGGCCTGGGGAAGAAGTCACTGGAGCAGTGGGTGACCGAGGAGGGCTCGTGCCTCTGTGCCGCCTTCGCCGACCAGGCAG GACGCCCCTTTAGCCCCAAGGAGCTCCTGAATAAAGCAGTGAGCAACGTGATCGCCTCCCTGACCTTCGGGTTCCGCTTCGAGTACAACGATCCTCGCATCGTCAAGTTGCTGGACATGATGGAGGACCTGTTGAAAGAAGAGTCTGGCTTAGTGCGCCAG GTGGTGGAAGCTGTGCCGGTGCTCATGCGCATCCCAGGGCTGGCCGCCAAGGTCTTCCCGGGGCAGAAGGCCTTCATGGCCCTGATTGATGAGCTGATCGCCGAGCAGAAGATGACCCGGGACCCGACCCAGCCACCCCGACACCTGACCGACGCCTTCCTGGATGAGGTGAAGGAG GCCAAGGGGAACCCCGAGAGCAGTTTCAATGATGAGAACCTGCGCCTGGTGGTGGCCGACCTGTTCTCCGCTGGGATGGTCACCACCTCGACCACGCTGGCCTGGGCCCTCCTCCTCATGATCCTGCACCCAGACGTGCAGC GAGGCAGGAGCCCAGGCCTTGGGTCTGACCACCACGAGGACACTTGTTTTCCAGGACGGGTCCAGCAGGAAATCGATGAGGTGATAGGGAAGGTGAGGCGACCAGAGATGGGGGATCAGGCCCTCATGCCCTTCACCATGGCCGTGGTCCATGAGGTGCAACGCTTTGCAGACATCGCTCCCCTGGGAGTGCCCCACATGACATCCCGTGACATCGAGGTGCAGGGCTTCCACGTCCCAAAG GGGACGACACTCATCACCAACCTGTCGTCAGTGCTGAAGGATGAGACCCTCTGGGAGAAGCCTTTCCGTTTCCACCCGGAGCACTTCCTGGATGCCCAGGGCCGCTTCGTCAAGCAGGAGGCCTTCATACCCTTCTCCGCAG GCCGCCGCGCATGCCTCGGGGAGCCCCTGGCCCGCATGGagctcttcctcttcttcaccAGCCTCCTGCAGCACTTCAGCTTCTCGGTGCCTGCCGggcagccccaccccagccaccacGGTGTCTTTGCCCTCCTGGTGACCCCAGCCCCCTACCAGCTCTGTGCGGTGCCCCGCTAA
- the LOC138079240 gene encoding cytochrome P450 2D14-like isoform X3, giving the protein MGLLSGDTLGPLAVAVLIFLLLLDLMHRRSRWAPRYPPGPTPLPVLGNLLQVDFEDPRPSFNQLRRRFGNVFSLQQGWTPVVVLSGLAAVREALVHRSQDTSDRPPPAVYEHLGYGPRAEGRPFSPKELLNKAVSNVIASLTFGFRFEYNDPRIVKLLDMMEDLLKEESGLVRQVVEAVPVLMRIPGLAAKVFPGQKAFMALIDELIAEQKMTRDPTQPPRHLTDAFLDEVKEAKGNPESSFNDENLRLVVADLFSAGMVTTSTTLAWALLLMILHPDVQRRVQQEIDEVIGKVRRPEMGDQALMPFTMAVVHEVQRFADIAPLGVPHMTSRDIEVQGFHVPKGTTLITNLSSVLKDETLWEKPFRFHPEHFLDAQGRFVKQEAFIPFSAGRRACLGEPLARMELFLFFTSLLQHFSFSVPAGQPHPSHHGVFALLVTPAPYQLCAVPR; this is encoded by the exons ATGGGGCTGCTGTCTGGGGACACGCTGGGGCCCCTGGCCGTGGCCGTGCTCATCTTCTTGCTCTTGCTGGACCTGATGCACCGGCGCTCACGCTGGGCCCCACGCTACCCACCAGGCCCCACGCCGCTGCCGGTGCTGGGCAACCTGCTACAGGTGGACTTCGAGGACCCACGTCCCAGCTTCAACCAG CTGCGGCGCCGCTTCGGGAACGTGTTCAGCCTGCAGCAGGGCTGGACGCCGGTAGTCGTGCTCAGCGGGCTGGCCGCTGTGCGCGAGGCGCTGGTGCACCGCAGCCAGGACACTTCCGACCGTCCACCTCCGGCTGTCTACGAGCACCTGGGTTACGGGCCGCGCGCCGAAG GACGCCCCTTTAGCCCCAAGGAGCTCCTGAATAAAGCAGTGAGCAACGTGATCGCCTCCCTGACCTTCGGGTTCCGCTTCGAGTACAACGATCCTCGCATCGTCAAGTTGCTGGACATGATGGAGGACCTGTTGAAAGAAGAGTCTGGCTTAGTGCGCCAG GTGGTGGAAGCTGTGCCGGTGCTCATGCGCATCCCAGGGCTGGCCGCCAAGGTCTTCCCGGGGCAGAAGGCCTTCATGGCCCTGATTGATGAGCTGATCGCCGAGCAGAAGATGACCCGGGACCCGACCCAGCCACCCCGACACCTGACCGACGCCTTCCTGGATGAGGTGAAGGAG GCCAAGGGGAACCCCGAGAGCAGTTTCAATGATGAGAACCTGCGCCTGGTGGTGGCCGACCTGTTCTCCGCTGGGATGGTCACCACCTCGACCACGCTGGCCTGGGCCCTCCTCCTCATGATCCTGCACCCAGACGTGCAGC GACGGGTCCAGCAGGAAATCGATGAGGTGATAGGGAAGGTGAGGCGACCAGAGATGGGGGATCAGGCCCTCATGCCCTTCACCATGGCCGTGGTCCATGAGGTGCAACGCTTTGCAGACATCGCTCCCCTGGGAGTGCCCCACATGACATCCCGTGACATCGAGGTGCAGGGCTTCCACGTCCCAAAG GGGACGACACTCATCACCAACCTGTCGTCAGTGCTGAAGGATGAGACCCTCTGGGAGAAGCCTTTCCGTTTCCACCCGGAGCACTTCCTGGATGCCCAGGGCCGCTTCGTCAAGCAGGAGGCCTTCATACCCTTCTCCGCAG GCCGCCGCGCATGCCTCGGGGAGCCCCTGGCCCGCATGGagctcttcctcttcttcaccAGCCTCCTGCAGCACTTCAGCTTCTCGGTGCCTGCCGggcagccccaccccagccaccacGGTGTCTTTGCCCTCCTGGTGACCCCAGCCCCCTACCAGCTCTGTGCGGTGCCCCGCTAA
- the LOC138079240 gene encoding cytochrome P450 2D14-like isoform X2 translates to MGLLSGDTLGPLAVAVLIFLLLLDLMHRRSRWAPRYPPGPTPLPVLGNLLQVDFEDPRPSFNQLRRRFGNVFSLQQGWTPVVVLSGLAAVREALVHRSQDTSDRPPPAVYEHLGYGPRAEGVILARYGNAWREQRRFSLSTLRNFGLGKKSLEQWVTEEGSCLCAAFADQAGRPFSPKELLNKAVSNVIASLTFGFRFEYNDPRIVKLLDMMEDLLKEESGLVRQVVEAVPVLMRIPGLAAKVFPGQKAFMALIDELIAEQKMTRDPTQPPRHLTDAFLDEVKEAKGNPESSFNDENLRLVVADLFSAGMVTTSTTLAWALLLMILHPDVQRRVQQEIDEVIGKVRRPEMGDQALMPFTMAVVHEVQRFADIAPLGVPHMTSRDIEVQGFHVPKGTTLITNLSSVLKDETLWEKPFRFHPEHFLDAQGRFVKQEAFIPFSAGRRACLGEPLARMELFLFFTSLLQHFSFSVPAGQPHPSHHGVFALLVTPAPYQLCAVPR, encoded by the exons ATGGGGCTGCTGTCTGGGGACACGCTGGGGCCCCTGGCCGTGGCCGTGCTCATCTTCTTGCTCTTGCTGGACCTGATGCACCGGCGCTCACGCTGGGCCCCACGCTACCCACCAGGCCCCACGCCGCTGCCGGTGCTGGGCAACCTGCTACAGGTGGACTTCGAGGACCCACGTCCCAGCTTCAACCAG CTGCGGCGCCGCTTCGGGAACGTGTTCAGCCTGCAGCAGGGCTGGACGCCGGTAGTCGTGCTCAGCGGGCTGGCCGCTGTGCGCGAGGCGCTGGTGCACCGCAGCCAGGACACTTCCGACCGTCCACCTCCGGCTGTCTACGAGCACCTGGGTTACGGGCCGCGCGCCGAAG gagtGATCCTGGCGCGGTATGGGAATGCGTGGCGCGAACAGCGGCGCTTCTCCCTGTCCACTCTGCGCAACTTCGGCCTGGGGAAGAAGTCACTGGAGCAGTGGGTGACCGAGGAGGGCTCGTGCCTCTGTGCCGCCTTCGCCGACCAGGCAG GACGCCCCTTTAGCCCCAAGGAGCTCCTGAATAAAGCAGTGAGCAACGTGATCGCCTCCCTGACCTTCGGGTTCCGCTTCGAGTACAACGATCCTCGCATCGTCAAGTTGCTGGACATGATGGAGGACCTGTTGAAAGAAGAGTCTGGCTTAGTGCGCCAG GTGGTGGAAGCTGTGCCGGTGCTCATGCGCATCCCAGGGCTGGCCGCCAAGGTCTTCCCGGGGCAGAAGGCCTTCATGGCCCTGATTGATGAGCTGATCGCCGAGCAGAAGATGACCCGGGACCCGACCCAGCCACCCCGACACCTGACCGACGCCTTCCTGGATGAGGTGAAGGAG GCCAAGGGGAACCCCGAGAGCAGTTTCAATGATGAGAACCTGCGCCTGGTGGTGGCCGACCTGTTCTCCGCTGGGATGGTCACCACCTCGACCACGCTGGCCTGGGCCCTCCTCCTCATGATCCTGCACCCAGACGTGCAGC GACGGGTCCAGCAGGAAATCGATGAGGTGATAGGGAAGGTGAGGCGACCAGAGATGGGGGATCAGGCCCTCATGCCCTTCACCATGGCCGTGGTCCATGAGGTGCAACGCTTTGCAGACATCGCTCCCCTGGGAGTGCCCCACATGACATCCCGTGACATCGAGGTGCAGGGCTTCCACGTCCCAAAG GGGACGACACTCATCACCAACCTGTCGTCAGTGCTGAAGGATGAGACCCTCTGGGAGAAGCCTTTCCGTTTCCACCCGGAGCACTTCCTGGATGCCCAGGGCCGCTTCGTCAAGCAGGAGGCCTTCATACCCTTCTCCGCAG GCCGCCGCGCATGCCTCGGGGAGCCCCTGGCCCGCATGGagctcttcctcttcttcaccAGCCTCCTGCAGCACTTCAGCTTCTCGGTGCCTGCCGggcagccccaccccagccaccacGGTGTCTTTGCCCTCCTGGTGACCCCAGCCCCCTACCAGCTCTGTGCGGTGCCCCGCTAA
- the LOC138077733 gene encoding uncharacterized protein translates to MVFGLCSQRERLYSLLYAIQIFILTGVVYYYFQGSLGKTAPAHEIAVESSQPIGETLRPVWGPMDKCYPVTTQRRGVMSGKKHDSEAMTPKAMGELNDAAPKEETAVLSREERQVGHLGEEPASLIPGEKRETEKEDVVAGTAGWQENKKAQKKAAVYVPEASGEDIVEERPRGWVPQLLRKLWLGWCPTSDIPKTQSHD, encoded by the exons ATGGTGTTTGGTCTGTGCAGCCAGAGAGAGAG gctctataGTCTCCTCTACGCAATACAGATCTTCATTCTTACAG GCGTGGTGTACTACTATTTTCAGGGGTCTTTGGGGAAAACAGCCCCTGCCCATGAGATTGCTGTGGAGTCATCACAG CCCATCGGGGAGACCTTAAGGCCAGTGTGGGGGCCGATGGATAAGTGCTACCCCGTGACCACTCAG AGACGCGGAGTCATGAGTGGGAAGAAGCATGACTCTGAG GCCATGACCCCCAAGGCAATGGGAGAACTGAACGATGCTGCCCCCAAGGAGGAGACTGCTGTCTTGTCTAGGGAGGAGAGGCAGGTGGGGCACCTGGGGGAGGAACCAGCCAGCCTCATTCCTGGTGAAAAGAGGGAGACTGAGAAGGAAGACGTGGTGGCAGGGACTGCAGGATGGCAG GAGAATAAGAAGGCCCAAAAGAAGGCGGCCGTGTACGTTCCAG AGGCTTCTGGGGAGGACATCGTGGAGgaaaggcccaggggctgggTCCCCCAGCTCTTGAGGAAGCTCTGGCTGGGATGGTGCCCCACCTCTGACATCCCCAAGACTCAGAGCCACGACTGA